Genomic segment of Thiomonas sp. FB-Cd:
GTAGATATGCGGAGGAACACCGATGGCGAAGGCAGCTCCCTGGACCTGTACTGACGCTCATGCACGAAAGCGTGGGGAGCAAACAGGATTAGATACCCTGGTAGTCCACGCCCTAAACGATGTCGACTGGTTGTTGGACGGGAAACTGTTCAGTAACGAAGCTAACGCGTGAAGTCGACCGCCTGGGGAGTACGGCCGCAAGGTTAAAACTCAAAGGAATTGACGGGGACCCGCACAAGCGGTGGATGATGTGGTTTAATTCGATGCAACGCGAAAAACCTTACCTACCCTTGACATGTCTGGAATCCTGAAGAGATTTGGGAGTGCTCGAAAGAGAGCCAGAACACAGGTGCTGCATGGCTGTCGTCAGCTCGTGTCGTGAGATGTTGGGTTAAGTCCCGCAACGAGCGCAACCCTTGTCATTAGTTGCTACGAAAGGGCACTCTAATGAGACTGCCGGTGACAAACCGGAGGAAGGTGGGGATGACGTCAAGTCATCATGGCCCTTATGGGTAGGGCTACACACGTCATACAATGGACGGTACAGAGGGCAGCCAACCCGCGAGGGGAGCCAATCCCAGAAAACCGTTCGTAGTCCGGATTGCAGTCTGCAACTCGACTGCATGAAGTCGGAATCGCTAGTAATCGCGGATCAGCTTGCCGCGGTGAATACGTTCCCGGGTCTTGTACACACCGCCCGTCACACCATGGGAGTGGGGTTTACCAGAAGTAGTTAGCCTAACCGCAAGGGGGGCGATTACCACGGTAGGCTTCATGACTGGGGTGAAGTCGTAACAAGGTAGCCGTATCGGAAGGTGCGGCTGGATCACCTCCTTTCTGGAAACGCTTGATGGTCAAGCGCTCACGCTTATCGGCTGGCAGCCTGCAACGCAAGTTGCAGACGTTGGTGGCTAGATTGCAGTCCTCATGGGGGTCTGTAGCTCAGTTGGTTAGAGCACCGTCTTGATAAGGCGGGGGTCGTTGGTTCGAGCCCAACCAGACCCACCAGCCTGGCGCGAAGGCGTCAAGGGGCGTGGCAGGATCTGGGGTGTAGCTCAGCTGGGAGAGCACCTGCTTTGCAAGCAGGGGGTCATCGGTTCGATCCCGTTCACCTCCACCACAGACGATCAAGACACGGGGGAAGCTGGATCAAACGCCAGGGTACGCACGCGAGTGTGTGCGTTGACGTTTGATTCCGATCAAAAGATAGGCTGCGTTCTTTAACAATTCGAAAGCTGACAATTGCATATTGATTTATGCATATGCGATTGCATCAAAACTTTATCAACGAGAACTATGCTTTGGCCTAGGTCAAAGTTATAGGATCAAGCGACTAAGTGCATACGGTGGATGCCTTGGCGACTACAGGCGATGAAGGACGTGGAAGCCTGCGTTAAGCTGCGGGGAGCTGGCAATCAAGCTTTGATCCGTAGATGTCCGAATGGGGAAACCCACCCGCAAGGGTATCCCCTGCTGAATACATAGGCAGGGGAGGCGAACCGAGTGAACTGAAACATCTAAGTAACTCGAGGAACAGAAATCAACCGAGATTCCGAAAGTAGTGGCGAGCGAAATCGGACCAGCCTGTACGTTTTAGCATCGAGATCAGGGGAACGCTTTGGAAAGGGCGGCCGCAGTGGGTGATAGCCCCGTACCTGAAAATTTCGGTGTGGAACTAGGCGTACGACAAGTAGGGCGGGACACGTGTAATCCTGTCTGAACATGGGGGGACCATCCTCCAAGGCTAAATACTCGTAGTCGACCGATAGTGAACAAGTACCGTGAGGGAAAGGTGAAAAGAACCCCGGGAGGGGAGTGAAATAGATCCTGAAACCGTATGCATACAAAAAGTCGGAGCCCGCAAGGGTGACGGCGTACCTTTTGTATAATGGGTCAGCGACTTACATTCAGTGGCAAGCTTAACCGCATAGGGAAGGCGTAGGGAAACCGAGTCCGAACAGGGCGTTGAGTCGCTGGGTGTAGACCCGAAACCGGATGATCTATCCATGGCCAGGATGAAGGCTGGGTAACACCAGCTGGAGGTCCGAACCGACTAGTGTTGCAAAATTAGCGGATGAGCTGTGGATAGGGGTGAAAGGCTAAACAAATCCGGAAATAGCTGGTTCTCCTCGAAAACTATTTAGGTAGTGCCTCGTGTATCACCTTCGGGGGTAGAGCACTGTTTTGGCTAGGGGGTCATGGCGACTTACCAAACCAAGGCAAACTCCGAATACCGAAGAGTGTGAGCACGGGAGACAGAGCACCGGGTGCTAACGTCCGGACTCAAGAGGGAAACAACCCAGACCGCCAGCTAAGGTCCCTAAATATGGCTAAGTGGGAAACGAAGTGGGAAGGCTTTGACAGTCAGGAAGTTGGCTTAGAAGCAGCCATCCTTTAAAGAAAGCGTAATAGCTCACTGATCGAGTCGTCCTGCGCGGAAGATGTAACGGGGCTAAGCCATATACCGAAGCTGCGGATGTGCGTCAAGCACATGGTAGAGGAGCGTTCCGTAAGCCTGTGAAGGTGTTCTGAAAGGGATGCTGGAGGTATCGGAAGTGCGAATGCTGACATGAGTAGCGTTAAAGGGGGTGAAAAGCCCCTCGCCGAAAGCGCAAGGTTTCCTACGCAACGTTCATCGGCGTAGGGTGAGTCGGCCCCTAAGGCGAGGCAGAAATGCGTAGCTGATGGGAAACAGGTTAATATTCCTGTACCACTGTCCAGTGCGATGTGGGGACGGAGAAAGTTAGGTGATCCGGGTGTTGGATGTCCCGGTTCAAGCACGTAGGCGTGCCCCTTAGGCAAACCCGGGGGGCTGAGCTGAGATGCGACGACGAGGCGGCTTGCCGCTGAAGTCACTGATACTCTGCTTCCAAGAAAAGCCACTAAGCTTCAGCTGGACATGACCGTACCGCAAACCGACACTGGTGCGCGAGATGAGTATTCTCAGGCGCTTGAGAGAACTCGGGAGAAGGAACTCGGCAAATTTGTACCGTAACTTCGGGATAAGGTACGCCCCTGGTATGTGAAGCCGTACAGGCCGAGCAGAAGGGGGCCGCAGTGAAAAGGTGGCTGCGACTGTTTATTAAAAACACAGCACTCTGCAAACACGAAAGTGGACGTATAGGGTGTGACGCCTGCCCGGTGCCGGAAGGTTAAGTGATGGGGTGCAAGCTCTTGATCGAAGCCCCGGTAAACGGCGGCCGTAACTATAACGGTCCTAAGGTAGCGAAATTCCTTGTCGGGTAAGTTCCGACCTGCACGAATGGCGTAACGATGGCCACACTGTCTCCTCCCGAGACTCAGCGAAGTTGAAATGTTTGTGATGATGCAATCTCCCCGCGGAAAGACGGAAAGACCCCATGAACCTTTACTGTAGCTTTGCATTGGACTTTGAACAGATCTGTGTAGGATAGGTGGGAGGCTTTGAAGCCGGAATGCTAGTTCCGGTGGAGCCAACCTTGAAATACCACCCTGGTGTGTTTGAGGTTCTAACCTTGGTCCTTGAATCAGGACTGGGGACAGTGCATGGTGGGCAGTTTGACTGGGGCGGTCTCCTCCTAAAGCGTAACGGAGGAGTTCGAAGGTACGCTAGGTACGGTCGGAAATCGTGCTGATAGTGCAATGGCATAAGCGTGCTTAACTGCGAGACTGACAAGTCGAGCAGATGCGAAAGCAGGACATAGTGATCCGGTGGTTCTGTATGGAAGGGCCATCGCTCAACGGATAAAAGGTACTCTGGGGATAACAGGCTGATACCGCCCAAGAGTTCATATCGACGGCGGTGTTTGGCACCTCGATGTCGGCTCATCTCATCCTGGGGCTGTAGCCGGTCCCAAGGGTATGGCTGTTCGCCATTTAAAGAGGTACGTGAGCTGGGTTTAAAACGTCGTGAGACAGTTTTGTCCCTATCTTCCGTGGGCGCTGGAAGCTTGAGAGGGGCTGCTCCTAGTACGAGAGGACCGGAGTGGACGCACCCCTGGTGTACCGGTTGTCACGCCAGTGGCATCGCCGGGTAGCTATGTGCGGAAGAGATAACCGCTGAAAGCATCTAAGCGGGAAACTCGCCTCAAGATTAGGCTTCCCTGGAGACTCGATCTCCCTGAAGGGTCGTTGAAGACTACAACGTTGATAGGCTGGGTGTGGAAGCGCAGTAATGCGTTGAGCTAACCAGTACTAATTGCCCGTGAGGCTTGATCCTATAACTTTGATCTAGCATTGACGCAATCGCAGTCAGCTTCTCGAATTGGGTGCACGCCCCAGGCCTGCGCCAACAAGTTACGCCTGATGACCATAGCGAGGTGGTCCCACCCCTTCCCATCCCGAACAGGACCGTGAAACACCTCAGCGCCGATGATAGTGCGCATTCGCGTGTGAAAGTAGGACATCGTCAGGCACCCCTCCCAGCCCGGCCATCACCATGGCCGGGCTTTTTTTTGTCCGCCCGGCGCATTCCCCCGGCGAGACGTTGGGACAGATGCCCGCAGGCGTCAAATCGACTATCCTTGGAAGCACTCACGAACCACGGAGGCTTCGATGCAATACGCGCGTTTAGGCAAGACGGGCCTCACAGTTTCCCGCATTTGCCTCGGCTGCATGACTTACGGCATCCCCTTTCGGGGGGCTCATCCGTGGACGCTTGACGAAGCGGCAAGTCGGCCGTTGATTCGCCAAGCCGTAGAGCTCGGTATCAATTTTTATGACACCGCAAACGCATATTCCGATGGCACGTCTGAGGAAATCGTCGGCCGTGCATTGCGCGATTTTGCAAAACGCGACGAGATCGTCGTGGCGACCAAAGTGCATTACGCGTCGCGTCAAGCACCAAACGTGGGCGGACTTTCCCGAAAAGCGATTTTGTATGAGATCGACGCCAGCTTGTCCCGCCTCGGGATGGACTATGTCGACCTATATCAAATCCACAGATGGGATCCGGCGACACCCATCGAGGAAACGATGGAGGCACTACATGACGTTGTGAAAGCGGGCAAGGCCCGATACATCGGGGCCTCATCGATGTTTGCGTGGCAGTTTGCCAAGGCCCAATTCGTCGCACAGAGGGAGGGGTGGACACGGTTCGTGAGCATGCAGCCCGAGATCAATTTGCTCTATCGCGAAGAGGAACGCGAGATGTTGCCGCTTTGCCGGGACGAATGCATTGGTGTGCTGCCCTGGAGCCCTTTGGCTCGAGGGCGCCTTGCAAGACCGTGGGGCGAACAGACCGCACGCATGACCAGTGATAGTTTTGGGGCAAGCCTGTTTGCGCAAACGCAGGAGGCGGACCGACGGGTAGCGGAGGCTCTTGCCGAAGTCGCGGCGCGGCGAGCGGCGCCACGTGCGCAGGTCGCGCTGGCATGGCTACTGCAAAAGCCGGGCGTCACGGCTCCCATCATCGGCGCCTCGAAATCTGGTCATTTGCATGACGCGGTTGCATCACTTGAGCTGACGCTTACCGACGAAGAAATTTCAATACTCGAGGGCCCTTACGTGCCCCATGCGGTCGTGGGTTTCGAGTAAATGTAAGTGTGGAATGACATCAAGTCAGGCGGGCTCACGCGTACCTGACGTCGTCAAGACGCTGGTATTCGACCGCCAGACATCTCGAGGTGTTTGGCCATGGCGCCAGCCACTCTTGAGCCTCCTGCCGAAAACCCAAGTAGAACCCAAGCTCTGCATCGACTGTCAACAAAAGAGTCAGCGACAACGCATCTGCCGCACGCCATGCGTGAGCTGCGACCGGGGCATTGGACGGCTGCGTCCGAGAAAGGCCTACCTTTGGCGGCGCCATTCGCGCCACCAAAGCCACAGCCGGCGCCACCAAGGAAAGCGTCTTGGCGCTCGCTTTTTATTTGACATCACAGATCCAATACTTCATCCAGCAATGAAGCAGAGCTCTTGACCCCGAGCCCACCATGCTCCTCGTTTCGATGGTGCGATACCTAACACTGACCTTAGAAGGTCTCGCATTGGGGTACCCTCGCAAGATTTGCCAACAGTGAGATCGATAACCTCCAAACTACATTTCTGCGCCAATGGCAAGACGTGTCTGAGTTTGAGCAGATTGTTCGACGAAAATCTGCGCCAAAGGACGTCACGTTATTTGGCCAGGCATTGCCCGCGTGGAACGCAGACTCAGTTCAGGTCTCCTTCGCCGAACGTACGACCAACGCAGCATTTGTTCCCCCAAACCCTGCAGACAGCGTCATGGCGTACCGTACGGGATGATTCAGGATCGTTTCGGGGACGTGGTAGAGCCCGGTGCACTCAGGGTCCAGGTCGTCCAGAAATGCCGTTGCAGGGATAAAGGAATGGCGCATAGCCAAAATACACACGAGCATTTCCATGGCGCTTGCGGCTCCGAGCATATGGGCATGAAGGGCCTTTGTTGCACTGACTGGAACAGTGTGCGTTGCGTCACCGAGCACTTCTTTCAATGCCGCAACCTCAATAGGGTCGCCGCCGCGCGTGGCAGTTGCGTGCGCATTGATGTAACCGAGTTGTGACGCGTTGATCCTGGCACCCTTCAGCGCGGCGCGCATGGCGGCGATTTGGCCCCGCTGATGCGGAGCGCCAATGTGATGCCCGTCCGACGCGATGCCCCAGCCATCAATGAAAGCAAGAATTGGCGCATTGCGACGCTCCGCGTGTTCACGGGACTCCAACACATAAAACACGCTTCCCTCGCCCAAGACTAAACCTGTGCGCCTGCGAGAAAAAGGCCGGCAACTCTGCGAAGGCATGTGATCTACATCCGCCAAGGCGCGCAATCCATCCCAGGCACCCAGGAACATGGGCTGAAGAGCGGACTCCGCGCCGCCGGCAACGGCAATGTCCAATTCACCACCGCGGATATGCCGGCAGGCGTCAGCGATCGCCGCACCCGAGGACGAGCATGCGGATGAATGACACGCTGTCGGGCCCAGAATTTGATGACGGATCGAAATCTGCGATGCTGCTGCATTGGCCATGCAACCCATGATCACGTAGGGCTTCGCCGTCTTGCGGCCCTCTAAGTAAAACTGTCGTATGCCCTCCCATTCAGTGGCGCCACCACCACGGACCGTGCCGTAAAAAACCCCTGCACGGTCGCCAAACGTGGAAAAGTTGGCAAGTCCAGCGTTTTCTGTCGCCTGGCGCGATGCCAGGATCGCCATCTGCGTAGTACGATCAAGAAACGGGAGTTCAACCCGCGTGAACGCCTCATTGAACTGAGCGTTTACTGCCCCGATGGGAAAGGGACGCGCCATATCTGGTGAGTCAAAGGCACTGATCCCGGATTTCAGACCAAGAAGACTTTCGAGAACCTCCGTCTCGGAGGACCCAATAGGGGAGATGACTCCAATGCCCGTAATGGCAATTTCAAGCATGACTTGGAGCTTTTATATTTTTAATGACCATGTTCGCGACATCGATCAATGTCGGGTTTTTCGGTAAATCAATATCTTTGAGCTTGCAACCCATCGAATCTTCGAGAGTCATAATGACGTCAAGCACACCCATCGAATCGAGCCCAATCTCCGCGATATGCATCGAGTCGGGCTTGCCCGTCAGATCGATGTCAAACGTTTTATGAGTTATGCTTTTAATAGCATCAATGATTCGGTTTTGATCCCAGACTTGGCTCATGGCTTGCCTTCATGAAGGTTAATAGCTGGATGATAACCGAAAAATGGTGGCGGTGCAATCGGGTTTTGGTAATAATTGAACAGATATTATTTTGCGTCAAATTCATGAATCCTGCCGTGTGGCGTTTCTGAGAGTCTGAAGGGGGTTCACAATGCATCCGACAGCTATCGACCAAGGATGGGTCCGCGAGCCCGTTATTATCATCGTTGATGATCAATCGACAAACTGCCATCTGTTGGCGGAAATTGCGCACGGATTCTGTCCGGACGGAAAAATTCTTTCTTTTGATGACCCCCTGGCTGCGGTAGCCTACGCAAACGCGCATCAAGTTGATCTTGTGTTGACTGATTATCGTATGCCGCAAATGAATGGCGTAGCGTTAATACGCACACTCAGAACCATGAAGCACCTGAATGAACCGCCAATCATCTGCGTGACCGCAATCGATGATCTGAAAGTTCGTTATGAAGCCCTCGACGCGGGTGCGAATGATTATTTAAGTCGACCGCTTGACTATCGCGAATGCGCCGCGCGCTGCCGCAATCTATTAAATATGCGGCGATTTCAGCTCGCAACACTGCATCATGCGAAGGAACTTGAAAATCGCGTCGAGCAAGTTGTTCAGGATCTGCAGAAGAAGAAAATGGAAACCCTGTTTCGCTTAGCCAAAGTGGCGGAACAGCGCGACACAGATACAGGTGGCCATCTCAATCGCATCGGGCGTTACTCGAGGTTGTTGGCGCGAAAAATGGGCTGCGAAGAATCGTTCGCGACAATGATGGAGTTGGCAGCACCGCTCCACGATATCGGAAAAGTTGCCATTCCTGATAATATTCTTTTGGCGGAGCGCGTTTTGACGCCAGATGAGTGGGCAGTTATGAAAACGCACACGATCATCGGACACGCCATGCTTTCTGGTGGAGATTCAGAGGACTTGATGATCGCCGCAGAGATTGCTAGGTTTCATCATGAGAAGTTCGATGGAAGTGGATACCCGGACGGACTGTCGGGACAAGGTATTCCCATCTCCGCGAGGATCCTCGCAGTGGTCGACGTTTACGATGCGTTGACATCCAAGAGGCCGTACAAAAAGGCGTGGCCGAATGAGGAGGCTATCGCCTACTTGCGGGCGCAAGCGGGGAAGCACTTGGATCCGGAATTGGTTAATATTTTTCTTTCGTGCCGGCCCGACATCGATAAAATCCGGGTGCATTTGCAGTAGTCTTGCGTCCCGAATAAGCAGTGCTAAAGGCTGTTCAAGATCTCGAATCGACTCCACGTTTGTGAGGTGATGCGTCCCCCGGAGTTCGACAGTTTGAGTCAAAAATTGGCTGAAAACGCCGACCCCGGCCTTGACGGAACAAAGGGTTAGCATCGTTTTTGGAAAAGTACGTGTGGTGGCACGTTTTTCCACATTGTGAGGCTGTTGCCATTTGCAGATGGGTTGGTGTATTGTGGCGGCATGTTTATCAAGATCACCACCTCCGGCGGTCGCCGCTATGTCCAGCTCGTGGAGTCCTACCGGGATGAGAGCGGGCGGGTGAAGAAACGCACGGTGGCCACCCTGGGGCGCGCCGACCAAGCTGGCAGCCAGCTTGAGAGCGTGATCCGCGGCCTGCAGCGACTTCGCGGCGACATGCCGCCGGAGGCCGGCGCGGTGGCGACCGTGGCCGACGTGCGGTTCGAGTCCAGCCGCGCCCTGGGCGACGTATGGGCGCTGACCGAGCTGTGGGACGAATTGGGATTCGGCGAGCTGCGCCGGGTTTTTGGTCGCACGCGCAGCCGCATCGACGTCGAGGGGCTGGTGCGCCTGATGGTGCTCAACCGCCTGTGCGATCCGACATCCAAGCTCGGGGTGCTGCGCTGGCTGCAGACGGTGGCGCTGCCGCGCTTTGCGCCCAAGGAAGTGACGCACCAGCAACTGCTGCGGGCGATGGACGCGCTGGTCGAACACCAGGACCGCGTGCAGGCGGCGCTGGCCGGGTTGCTGCGCCCGCTGATCGACCAGGACCTGTCGGTGGTGTTCTACGACATGACCACCATCGGCGTGGAGGGCGAGACCGAGCTGGCCGGCGACCTACGCCAGTTCGGCATATCCAAGGACGGCGGCATTCGCCGCCAGTTCATGCTCGGAGTGGTGCAGACGGCCGAGGGACTGCCGCTGACGCATCGGGTCTGGGAAGGGAACACGGCCGAGGCACCGACGCTCAGCACCGTGGTTCAAGAGGTTCTGGCGCTGTACCCGGTCAAGCGCGTGGTGCTGGTGGCCGATCGCGGTCTGCTCAGCCTGGACAATCTGGAGTGGCTGCGCGGGCAACGCGTGGGCGGCACCGAGCAGCCACTGGAGTTCATCCTGGCCGTGCCGGGGCGGCGTTATGCCGAATTCTCGGAGATTCTGGAGCCGATCCACGCGCAGCGCTGCGCGGCAGCCACCCGCGAGGTCCTCGGCGAGACCCGCTGGCAGGACATGCGCCTGGTCTGGGCCCACGATCCGCGCCGCGCCCTGGAACAAACCGCAGCGCGCCGCCAGCATATCGAAGAACTCACGCAGGAAGCCCAGCGGCGTGCTGGCAAGCTTGATGCGCAAGAAGGCGGCACCGCCTTCAGAGGCCGGCGCCTGAGCGACTCCGGTGCTAAGGCCTGGCTGTACCGCGCGGTCTCCGAGGCGCATCTGGGCTCGATCATCAAGGTCGACCTGCAATCGGATCTGTTCACCTACGTCATCGACGACAAGGCGCTGGCGCGTGCAGAACTCAACGACGGCAAGCTGTTGTTGGTGACCAATGTGCCAGAGTTGTCGGCGCTTGAGGTTCTGCGACGCTACAAGAGCCTGGCCGACATCGAGCGCGGCTTCAAGATTCTCAAATCCGAGATCGAGATCGCCCCGGTGTTCCACCGCTTGCCCGACCGCATCCGTGCCCATGCGCTGATCTGCTTCATCGCTCTGGTGCTGTACCGCGTCATGCGCATGCGCCTCAAGGACGCCGGCTCCAAGCTGTCGCCCGAACGTGCACTCGAGCAACTGCGGCGCATCCAATACCACCAGGTCCACCTCGGCGGCGAGCGCCGCGACGGCACGTCCTCGCTCAGCGACGCCGACCACGCCATCCTCCAAGGACTCAAGCTCCCGAAACCCGCCATCGACGACCAACTCGCACTCCTGTAGGGGCACGTTTCAACGCTCACCCTAACGATATCGCGTACTTACGACCGTAACTGTCGAACTCCGGCGTCCCCGGGGCGAATCGCGCACGCCGAAGGTTGGATGGGAGCCAGACGCGGATGGGCAGCGGGATATGGCGATGCGGTCGAAATCGACCGGCGCGATAACACGTGGCGCAGCGAGCAAGCTCGGCCTCAGCGGCCGCCGGCTCATTGGCTTGGCAGGACGCGGAATGGAGCAAACCCAGATGCCGAGTCACCATTGGCGGCCGCGGCTGCGAAAAAAGTGGATACAGATGGATTGGCACGCGCAACATTGCCGAAACATGGAGCGCATAGTCTTCAGGGATGCGCCATTTGCCTCGTTCGACCGGTCTCGGAGTTGCATTACTCTTCCTGCTGTCTCCATCAAGCCAGGCTCTCGGGCTGGATTCGATGCGGAATTGGGTGGACAGCGCCGACCAGAATTTGACGAATATCTACGATAACGGCACGCCCGATGTGTTTTTCACGGGCTACACCTGGCATGACCCAGCGACCTACACCGCGGCCAAGCGCGCAACGCTCAACAGCCACGCTTGGGGATTGGGCT
This window contains:
- a CDS encoding IS1634 family transposase; amino-acid sequence: MFIKITTSGGRRYVQLVESYRDESGRVKKRTVATLGRADQAGSQLESVIRGLQRLRGDMPPEAGAVATVADVRFESSRALGDVWALTELWDELGFGELRRVFGRTRSRIDVEGLVRLMVLNRLCDPTSKLGVLRWLQTVALPRFAPKEVTHQQLLRAMDALVEHQDRVQAALAGLLRPLIDQDLSVVFYDMTTIGVEGETELAGDLRQFGISKDGGIRRQFMLGVVQTAEGLPLTHRVWEGNTAEAPTLSTVVQEVLALYPVKRVVLVADRGLLSLDNLEWLRGQRVGGTEQPLEFILAVPGRRYAEFSEILEPIHAQRCAAATREVLGETRWQDMRLVWAHDPRRALEQTAARRQHIEELTQEAQRRAGKLDAQEGGTAFRGRRLSDSGAKAWLYRAVSEAHLGSIIKVDLQSDLFTYVIDDKALARAELNDGKLLLVTNVPELSALEVLRRYKSLADIERGFKILKSEIEIAPVFHRLPDRIRAHALICFIALVLYRVMRMRLKDAGSKLSPERALEQLRRIQYHQVHLGGERRDGTSSLSDADHAILQGLKLPKPAIDDQLALL
- a CDS encoding HD domain-containing phosphohydrolase, with the translated sequence MHPTAIDQGWVREPVIIIVDDQSTNCHLLAEIAHGFCPDGKILSFDDPLAAVAYANAHQVDLVLTDYRMPQMNGVALIRTLRTMKHLNEPPIICVTAIDDLKVRYEALDAGANDYLSRPLDYRECAARCRNLLNMRRFQLATLHHAKELENRVEQVVQDLQKKKMETLFRLAKVAEQRDTDTGGHLNRIGRYSRLLARKMGCEESFATMMELAAPLHDIGKVAIPDNILLAERVLTPDEWAVMKTHTIIGHAMLSGGDSEDLMIAAEIARFHHEKFDGSGYPDGLSGQGIPISARILAVVDVYDALTSKRPYKKAWPNEEAIAYLRAQAGKHLDPELVNIFLSCRPDIDKIRVHLQ
- a CDS encoding acyl carrier protein, encoding MSQVWDQNRIIDAIKSITHKTFDIDLTGKPDSMHIAEIGLDSMGVLDVIMTLEDSMGCKLKDIDLPKNPTLIDVANMVIKNIKAPSHA
- a CDS encoding beta-ketoacyl synthase encodes the protein MLEIAITGIGVISPIGSSETEVLESLLGLKSGISAFDSPDMARPFPIGAVNAQFNEAFTRVELPFLDRTTQMAILASRQATENAGLANFSTFGDRAGVFYGTVRGGGATEWEGIRQFYLEGRKTAKPYVIMGCMANAAASQISIRHQILGPTACHSSACSSSGAAIADACRHIRGGELDIAVAGGAESALQPMFLGAWDGLRALADVDHMPSQSCRPFSRRRTGLVLGEGSVFYVLESREHAERRNAPILAFIDGWGIASDGHHIGAPHQRGQIAAMRAALKGARINASQLGYINAHATATRGGDPIEVAALKEVLGDATHTVPVSATKALHAHMLGAASAMEMLVCILAMRHSFIPATAFLDDLDPECTGLYHVPETILNHPVRYAMTLSAGFGGTNAALVVRSAKET
- a CDS encoding aldo/keto reductase codes for the protein MQYARLGKTGLTVSRICLGCMTYGIPFRGAHPWTLDEAASRPLIRQAVELGINFYDTANAYSDGTSEEIVGRALRDFAKRDEIVVATKVHYASRQAPNVGGLSRKAILYEIDASLSRLGMDYVDLYQIHRWDPATPIEETMEALHDVVKAGKARYIGASSMFAWQFAKAQFVAQREGWTRFVSMQPEINLLYREEEREMLPLCRDECIGVLPWSPLARGRLARPWGEQTARMTSDSFGASLFAQTQEADRRVAEALAEVAARRAAPRAQVALAWLLQKPGVTAPIIGASKSGHLHDAVASLELTLTDEEISILEGPYVPHAVVGFE